A section of the Macadamia integrifolia cultivar HAES 741 chromosome 9, SCU_Mint_v3, whole genome shotgun sequence genome encodes:
- the LOC122089079 gene encoding zinc finger BED domain-containing protein RICESLEEPER 2-like: MSDILRLYNLESIRIRNLLNSFSGRISLTSDLWTSITNDGYIALTAHYIDKDWVLHKKLLKFCIMPPPHTGIHICEMVSKILSDWGIDRKLCCAHILNLIVQDGLKHIDDSVVLVRSSIAYVKGSHARKVKFLEICKQLGLQSSKGLRADVFTRWNSTYLMLDSALFYCKAFENLGLVDDNFKTCPSSEQWLKIERLTSFLYPFYAITVLLSGSKYPTLCNLDLNASTMCHNVRNSLYQLFGEYKSMQPSDYDVPTLTHRPGRSRTRFEFMVSELAEMDNGNKSQLDIYLDEPKVPFNDNEYDEYDVLAFWKANGSRYPDVARMARDVLAIPVSTVASESAFSAGGRVIDKYRSKLLPTNAEALICLRDWMFDIDFRAEPFDDPTDVDNALGNILELLHIENERGAVASSSAGPTPRE; the protein is encoded by the exons ATGTCGGATATTTTGAGGTTATACAAtttggagtccattagaatcaGGAATTTACTTAATTCATTTTCTGGGAGGATTTCTTTGACAAGTGATTTATGGACATCTATCACTAATGATGGATACATTGCTTTGACTGCCCATTACATTGATAAGGATTGGGTGTTGCATAAGAAGTTGTTGAAGTTTTGCATCATGCCACCTCCACACACTGGCATCCATATTTGtgaaatggtttcaaaaatcttgTCTGACTGGGGTATTGATCGGAAATT GTGTTGTGCACATATTCTCAATCTTATTGTACAAGATGGACTGAAACACATAGATGACTCTGTGGTGTTGGTGCGATCTAGTATAGCCTATGTGAAAGGATCACAtgcaagaaaagtaaaattcttAGAAATTTGTAAGCAATTGGGATTACAAAGTAGTAAGGGCTTACGTGCTGATGTCTTCACAAGGTGGAACTCAACCTATCTCATGCTTGattctgcattattttattgtaaagcaTTTGAGAACCTTGGACTAGTGGATGACAACTTTAAAACTTGTCCTAGTTCTGAACAATGGTTGAAGATTGAGAGATTAACGAGTTTTTTGTATCCCTTCTATGCAATTACTGTTTTGCTTTCTGGTTCCAAGTATCCCaca CTTTGCAATCTGGACTTAAATGCATCTACAATGTGCCACAATGTGAGGAATTCTTTATATCAATTGTTTGGTGAGTACAAGAGTATGCAACCAAGTGATTATGATGTTCCTACACTTACCCATCGTCCTGGGAGATCTAGAACAAGATTT GAATTTATGGTATCCGAGCTTGCTGAGATGGATAATGGAAATAAATCTCAATTGGATATATATCTAGATGAACCCAAGGTCCCATTCAATGATAATGAATATGATGAGTATGATGTGTTGGCATTCTGGAAAGCAAATGGGTCAAGGTATCCAGATGTGGCTCGAATGGCTCGTGATGTCTTGGCTATACCAGTTTCCACAGTTGCTTCAGAGTCGGCTTTTAGCGCAGGGGGCCGTGTTATTGATAAATATCGGAGCAAACTCCTACCTACCAATGCTGAAGCATTAATATGCCTTCGGGATTGGATGTTTGATATAGACTTCAGAG CTGAGCCTTTTGATGATCCCACTGATGTGGATAATGCACTTGGAAATATACTGGAACTATTGCACATTGAAAATGAGAGAGGTGCAGTAGCTAGTTCTTCAGCTGGTCCTACTCCTAGAGAATGA